A DNA window from Bacteroides cellulosilyticus contains the following coding sequences:
- a CDS encoding helix-turn-helix domain-containing protein has translation MKHISKVILVLLCILLSYPFYGMAQNIKSFDFKGNFFYNTITSIEQDTLGFMWLGLDNGVFLFDGYSLQPLIHSMISDRYVNFLSHRKTTLYIGTNEGLYAYNYINNQCDLCSPLLKSKNIIAYQCNSDYQVVATDREVFLFDYNWNFIHKITIYKESLNNHITSMVIYRNQEVLLGTESGLVIIHIENDGKTKTNTLYSGDKIVQLFIDSRNKLWICRGEEILYSNIDTLDSVGISGFKHIAYNHEVISFFEYANQVWVGTRGYGISIYEYDHSGKAVLKNKLLIDKSGDSELKNTINKIYKDKKSRIWICTLEGVYLYNDESSNFHAIKHSKNGKNVPSSNIISSIYCDDDYLWLATSNGINKIKWNNKNDYTITQYVDRRNTNDIMAGNKIQCITKFKDQTFLISTKNAIKFFDSGRCLFYDDQSLNVALEQYGMRYVRSIFKDYYNNIWLAFSEGGVGSINASTGKFTRLDYPEKVKGKHRAICRDSNGNIWLSSDNDGLYRLQLDDDLKVISTKLYPRNMFGGSWITAIYIDHQKRIWAGTANGLYRYNIEQDKFTRLEFPYSRKSSYIGAIIQDNMENVWAVSLHGIYKINLEDLIVYYELNVNQDIVKTWYILGTCVNRNGEIFIGGVNGLNFFNPTQLTPDTYPHNVYISGIKLLNKENFSDEKKNRLHEINNSGKLVLSYKDTQFSLSFSSLYYKDPLKIEYAYMLEDFDKDWIITDASRNNASYSNLTPGTYTFKVKSTNASGIWMDNIRTIEIVVEKAPWRTWWAYSLYVTIVAGILLLVVRNFNLGSKLRHKDALSKWKLDYYTRLSYGFKVPLTLIYAPLQYLLKNYDQLTHTDVKRMLHTMSGNVFKLSEQVSKLMEFKKVSLGEYDVQLSKVDIIPVIQGICNLFLDEFAAKHITYSIEGNVTSVTTIIDITKIEVALYNIMEDAISYIIDNGRVEVKYMLDSHDYRLNVSIIASRSGEGESNVQELNTRFLIAYDYLKVHHSELSIRNIEGNRMREYTFDLLLGDSHYSAREMKTLDKAQSVSLLLPVTVQKDRTVDELNIDSDKTLPVIYLYEGDKDIDLFIKSVFQNKFNVSLNTAATDIKHMLDKIPSLVIFDVVKEDDYKFELCRKMKEYQILSAIPVIFMSSLSSEITEQKVYEAGADVFIAKPFNVASLDARIRQLLDVRTAIKENIRKELIIDPKEVLITSDDDKFVANIINVIEDNIADIEFNIDKLASLLNISRSTLYRRAMEITNLSPSDLIRKRRMRRAAELLKQTSHPVSEICYMVGYSDQRYFGQSFKKEFGMTPKQYSIQKKV, from the coding sequence TTTGGATAACGGCGTTTTTCTTTTTGATGGTTATTCTCTTCAGCCATTAATTCATTCAATGATAAGCGACCGTTATGTTAATTTCTTAAGCCACAGAAAAACAACATTGTATATAGGAACCAATGAAGGACTTTATGCCTACAACTATATAAATAACCAATGTGACCTTTGTTCTCCATTGTTGAAATCCAAAAATATTATAGCTTATCAGTGTAACAGCGATTATCAAGTTGTAGCTACAGACAGAGAGGTTTTCCTCTTTGACTATAACTGGAATTTCATCCACAAAATAACCATATATAAGGAATCACTGAATAATCATATTACCTCTATGGTGATTTATAGAAATCAAGAAGTCTTATTGGGCACGGAATCCGGTTTGGTGATCATTCATATTGAAAATGACGGTAAAACGAAGACCAACACTTTATATAGTGGAGACAAAATTGTTCAATTATTTATTGATAGCCGTAATAAACTATGGATATGCCGTGGCGAAGAAATATTATATAGTAACATAGATACTTTGGATTCTGTGGGAATATCAGGATTTAAGCATATTGCCTATAATCATGAAGTTATCTCCTTCTTCGAATACGCAAATCAAGTGTGGGTGGGAACCAGGGGATATGGTATTTCCATATACGAATATGACCATAGCGGAAAGGCAGTCTTGAAAAATAAATTATTAATAGATAAATCAGGAGATAGCGAACTGAAAAACACTATTAATAAAATTTATAAAGACAAGAAATCCAGAATTTGGATATGTACATTAGAGGGAGTATATTTATACAATGATGAGTCCTCCAACTTTCATGCCATCAAGCATAGTAAAAATGGAAAGAATGTTCCATCCAGCAATATTATTTCTTCCATATACTGTGACGATGATTATTTATGGTTGGCCACATCCAATGGAATTAATAAAATAAAATGGAACAATAAAAATGACTATACTATTACGCAATATGTTGACCGGAGAAATACAAATGACATAATGGCTGGCAACAAAATACAGTGCATCACCAAATTCAAAGATCAAACCTTCTTGATCAGCACAAAAAACGCAATCAAATTTTTCGATTCGGGAAGATGCCTTTTTTATGACGATCAATCACTGAATGTTGCATTAGAGCAATATGGAATGCGATATGTACGTTCCATATTTAAGGACTATTACAATAATATCTGGTTAGCATTCTCCGAAGGTGGGGTTGGTAGCATCAATGCTTCAACCGGCAAATTCACCAGATTAGACTATCCAGAAAAGGTGAAAGGCAAACACAGAGCCATTTGTAGGGACAGCAATGGAAACATTTGGCTTTCATCAGACAATGATGGGTTATATCGCCTACAACTGGACGATGATTTGAAAGTTATAAGTACGAAATTATACCCTAGAAATATGTTTGGTGGATCGTGGATAACGGCAATATATATAGACCATCAAAAAAGAATATGGGCCGGAACAGCAAACGGATTATATAGATACAACATTGAGCAAGATAAGTTTACCAGATTAGAATTCCCATATTCAAGAAAGAGTTCCTATATTGGGGCTATTATACAGGATAATATGGAGAATGTATGGGCGGTTAGTTTACACGGTATTTATAAGATCAATCTAGAAGATTTGATTGTGTATTATGAATTGAATGTAAATCAAGATATTGTAAAGACATGGTATATTTTGGGAACATGCGTCAACCGCAATGGAGAAATATTCATAGGAGGAGTAAATGGACTCAACTTTTTTAATCCTACTCAATTGACACCAGACACTTATCCGCATAATGTCTATATATCCGGCATAAAACTTCTGAATAAAGAGAATTTTTCCGATGAGAAGAAAAATCGCTTGCACGAGATTAATAATTCGGGCAAGTTAGTGCTATCGTATAAAGATACTCAATTTTCCTTGTCTTTCAGCTCTCTCTATTATAAAGATCCGCTAAAAATAGAGTATGCCTATATGTTAGAGGACTTTGATAAAGACTGGATTATTACAGACGCATCAAGAAATAACGCTTCTTATTCCAATTTAACTCCCGGCACATACACTTTTAAAGTAAAATCAACTAATGCTTCGGGTATCTGGATGGACAATATACGGACTATTGAGATTGTGGTAGAAAAGGCACCATGGAGAACTTGGTGGGCCTACTCCTTATATGTAACCATAGTTGCAGGCATTTTACTATTAGTTGTCCGAAACTTTAATTTAGGTTCTAAATTGCGACACAAGGATGCATTGTCTAAGTGGAAATTAGACTATTACACTCGTTTGTCATATGGTTTTAAGGTACCCTTAACTCTGATTTATGCGCCTCTGCAATATTTACTGAAAAATTATGACCAGTTGACACATACAGATGTTAAGCGTATGCTACATACGATGTCAGGCAATGTATTCAAATTGTCGGAACAAGTATCGAAGTTGATGGAGTTCAAAAAAGTATCCTTGGGGGAATATGATGTACAGTTATCAAAAGTGGATATTATTCCTGTTATCCAAGGAATTTGCAATTTATTTCTAGATGAGTTTGCCGCCAAACATATAACTTATTCAATAGAAGGAAACGTGACTTCTGTTACAACTATCATAGACATAACTAAGATAGAAGTAGCTCTATATAATATTATGGAAGATGCTATTTCCTATATAATAGATAATGGTAGGGTTGAGGTGAAATATATGCTTGACTCCCATGATTACAGGCTGAACGTAAGTATTATTGCATCGCGAAGTGGAGAAGGAGAGTCTAATGTACAAGAGTTAAACACTCGCTTTTTAATTGCATACGATTATCTAAAAGTGCATCATAGCGAACTATCCATACGTAATATCGAAGGAAACCGGATGAGGGAATATACTTTCGACTTGCTATTAGGCGATTCTCATTACAGTGCAAGAGAAATGAAAACATTGGATAAAGCACAATCTGTATCGCTGTTATTACCTGTAACTGTTCAAAAAGATAGAACTGTGGATGAATTGAATATTGATTCGGATAAAACTTTGCCAGTGATTTATCTGTATGAGGGAGACAAAGACATAGACCTCTTCATTAAATCTGTTTTCCAAAATAAGTTTAACGTATCACTAAACACAGCTGCTACCGACATAAAGCACATGCTCGACAAAATACCTTCTCTAGTTATCTTTGATGTGGTGAAAGAAGACGACTATAAATTTGAGTTATGTCGCAAAATGAAAGAATACCAGATATTATCAGCAATACCCGTCATTTTCATGTCCTCACTTTCCTCTGAAATAACGGAGCAGAAGGTATATGAAGCAGGGGCTGATGTGTTTATTGCAAAACCGTTCAATGTAGCTAGCCTGGATGCAAGAATAAGACAGCTACTTGATGTACGTACGGCAATCAAAGAGAACATTCGGAAAGAGTTGATTATAGACCCTAAAGAAGTACTTATCACATCAGATGACGACAAATTCGTTGCTAATATCATCAACGTTATAGAAGATAACATAGCAGATATTGAGTTTAATATTGATAAATTGGCTAGTTTATTAAATATAAGCCGTTCTACCTTATATCGAAGAGCTATGGAAATCACAAATTTGTCACCAAGTGATTTAATCAGAAAAAGACGCATGCGACGGGCCGCAGAGCTGTTAAAACAAACTTCTCATCCTGTCTCAGAAATATGTTATATGGTTGGATATTCAGATCAACGCTATTTCGGACAAAGCTTTAAGAAAGAGTTTGGTATGACTCCGAAACAATATTCTATTCAGAAAAAGGTATAG